The Synergistetes bacterium HGW-Synergistetes-1 genome has a window encoding:
- a CDS encoding AAA family ATPase, with protein sequence MSLTISFNDMKEIKSDFPITAREVLARTDFSKKDRVVACRVNRVQRPLSWEIDMDSKLEFITYDTIEGAEVYLRTISFMLTSAATRVCGIRLHLRQSMNFSYFYDSPDGPVTDEQKKSIHAEMHRMVKEGVNLVREELSNDKARAIMYAQGYIDKERLLRWVNNDPVVLYRCEGIYDFFGGALADNAAIVPVFELHLYKGGIFISGPSFADPSKTQPFKTSAKTFALFQGYAKWLDNLKIATMDNIHHLVANGQSRDFIMVCEALHTKTLSAISAHISERPEVRLLCLAGPSSSGKTTSSRRIRVQLLASCINSATLELDNYFVERSKTPRDPDGNFDFEALQALDLDLINEHLAALLAGKEIDVPKFDFITGERKKGYKLKLADDQLLVIEGIHGLNDKLSESIPLDNKYRIFICPLTGAAIDMHNRIGTTDTRLLRRMLRDYRTRGHSPEMTLIQWPSVVKGSHRHIFPYQENADTLFNTSLAYELPVLKGYVQPLLASVKEDSPAYGEAQRLLSILSFVPVIPSDDVPNISILREFIGGSCFD encoded by the coding sequence ATGAGTTTAACTATAAGTTTCAACGACATGAAAGAGATAAAAAGCGATTTTCCCATAACAGCCAGGGAGGTGCTCGCAAGGACCGATTTTTCCAAAAAAGACAGGGTCGTGGCATGCAGGGTCAACAGGGTCCAGCGCCCGCTATCATGGGAGATAGACATGGATTCCAAGCTGGAATTCATAACATACGATACTATCGAGGGAGCTGAGGTATATCTCAGGACGATCTCCTTTATGCTCACATCTGCGGCTACCAGGGTATGCGGAATTAGGCTGCATCTTCGTCAGTCGATGAATTTTTCCTACTTTTATGACAGCCCTGACGGTCCTGTCACTGATGAACAGAAAAAGTCCATCCATGCAGAAATGCACAGGATGGTCAAAGAAGGGGTCAATCTTGTCAGGGAGGAACTCTCTAATGATAAGGCCCGTGCGATAATGTACGCCCAGGGATACATTGACAAAGAGAGGCTTCTCCGCTGGGTCAATAATGATCCTGTGGTCTTGTACAGATGTGAGGGAATATATGACTTTTTCGGAGGCGCCCTCGCAGACAACGCAGCGATCGTACCGGTATTTGAGCTGCATCTCTACAAAGGCGGGATATTCATTTCAGGGCCATCTTTCGCAGATCCTTCAAAAACACAGCCATTCAAAACATCAGCAAAAACCTTTGCTCTTTTCCAGGGATATGCAAAGTGGCTTGACAATCTGAAGATAGCAACGATGGACAACATACATCATCTTGTGGCCAACGGACAATCGCGTGATTTCATAATGGTTTGCGAAGCGTTGCATACCAAGACACTCAGTGCAATATCAGCACATATTTCAGAGAGGCCGGAAGTCCGCCTGCTCTGTCTTGCGGGTCCTTCAAGCTCAGGCAAGACGACATCTTCAAGGCGTATCCGTGTACAGCTTCTGGCTTCTTGCATAAACTCGGCTACTCTTGAACTTGACAACTATTTTGTAGAGAGGTCGAAAACGCCCAGAGATCCTGATGGCAATTTTGATTTTGAGGCACTTCAAGCACTCGACCTTGACCTTATCAACGAACATCTTGCTGCGCTTCTTGCGGGCAAAGAGATCGATGTGCCGAAGTTCGATTTTATTACCGGGGAGAGGAAAAAGGGTTACAAACTGAAACTTGCTGATGATCAGCTTCTGGTGATAGAGGGCATTCACGGACTCAACGACAAACTTTCTGAAAGTATCCCACTTGACAATAAATATAGAATATTCATATGCCCTCTGACCGGAGCGGCGATAGACATGCACAACAGGATAGGGACGACAGACACCAGGCTCCTAAGGCGCATGCTCCGCGACTACAGGACGAGAGGACACTCTCCTGAAATGACCCTTATTCAGTGGCCTTCAGTAGTAAAAGGCTCACACCGTCATATTTTCCCTTATCAGGAAAATGCCGATACGCTCTTCAATACTTCGCTTGCGTATGAGCTTCCGGTACTCAAAGGTTATGTACAGCCCCTGCTGGCTTCAGTAAAAGAGGATTCCCCTGCTTATGGCGAAGCACAGAGGCTTCTTTCGATACTAAGTTTTGTTCCTGTAATACCGTCAGACGATGTCCCGAATATTTCGATACTCAGGGAGTTTATTGGCGGAAGCTGTTTTGATTAA
- a CDS encoding peptidylprolyl isomerase, translating to MLEFAGPKIKKDDIGGRILKIIAILTFLIAVSAFLKAFSANPASAAEAEAAAKRQTAVFETSMGTFKIELYNDLAPNTVKNFTDLIKKKYYDGIIFHRVIDEFMIQGGCPQGTGMGGPGYSIKDEFGKGLKHDKPGKLSMANSGPNSGGSQFFITLAPCPWLDGKHAIFGHVSEGMDVVEKIGKVPTDSMDRPLKKVVIEKLTVK from the coding sequence ATGTTAGAATTTGCGGGTCCAAAAATCAAAAAAGACGACATTGGAGGAAGAATATTGAAGATAATAGCCATACTAACATTCCTTATCGCTGTATCCGCGTTCCTGAAAGCGTTCTCTGCCAACCCAGCTTCGGCAGCGGAGGCCGAGGCTGCTGCAAAACGGCAGACTGCAGTTTTTGAAACATCCATGGGCACATTCAAAATCGAACTCTATAACGATCTTGCCCCAAACACTGTAAAAAACTTCACAGACCTGATCAAGAAAAAATACTACGACGGGATAATATTCCATCGTGTTATAGACGAGTTCATGATCCAGGGAGGCTGCCCGCAGGGTACGGGAATGGGAGGTCCGGGCTACAGTATCAAGGATGAGTTCGGCAAAGGACTGAAGCATGACAAACCCGGAAAACTCTCAATGGCGAACTCAGGACCCAACTCAGGCGGATCCCAGTTTTTCATCACACTTGCCCCATGTCCGTGGCTCGACGGGAAACATGCGATATTCGGACACGTATCAGAGGGTATGGACGTTGTTGAGAAGATAGGAAAGGTTCCAACTGACTCAATGGATCGCCCTTTGAAAAAGGTAGTAATAGAAAAGCTGACAGTAAAATAA